Within the Gemmatimonadaceae bacterium genome, the region TCGTCTGCACCGACGGGATGATGACGATGTTGTTCCTCGTCGGCGTTGCACTGTTCTCCTTCCCGTCACGCAGCACACCGGCAATCACCCGCGGCTGCTCGCGGTCCAACGTCCGCGTGCTGAGCCCGCGGACCGTGAGTTCCCGCTCGGTGGCGTTGAACACGTCGCCGCCCTTGCGGATGTCGAGCAGGAAGTTGAGCGACCAGTTCCGATGCCGGAACGTGTTGGTGAGGCCGATGGTGAAGTCGGGTTGGCGATCGTAGCCCGCATCGATGAACGTCGTCGACCGCAGCGGCAGACCGGTCGTCGGGTCGATCAGGAGATCGCCCTGCTTGTTGCGCAGGTAGAAGAGCCCAGTCAGCGACCGCGTCGAGAGCCCCGGTGCCGTCCCGTTGCGCACGTTGCCGTAGAGCCACGTGTCCGACACGTACGACTCCGGCAGCGCGTTGGGGAGCGCCAGCACCTTTCCCCACGAGTGATCGAAGTTGGCCTGCACGTCCCAGGCGAGCGTCCGGTTCTCGATCGGCGTGCCGCGCAGCGTCACTTCCCATCCTTCGTTGCGCGTGACGGCCCCGTTCAGGTTGAACAGGATGAACCCCGTGGCGTACGAACCGCGGATGTCGTTGACGATCTGGTCCTTGGTCTGCTTGCGATACCACGTGACGTCGAGGCCCAGCCGGTCCTGGAAGAAGCCCAGCTCCGTCCCGAACTCGTATGAGCGCGCAAACTCCGGCTTGAGCCCCAGGTTCGGCCCCGTGAAGCCATAGCCATACCCGCCGTACGACGTCGTCTTGTACTCCAGCGACGGGCGATACGCGTACGGCCTCGCGTCCTTCCCCACCTCGGCGTAGCCGCCCCGCAGGCGCCCCGTCAGGTACTTCTTGAGCGCCGGGAAGGCGTCGGTGAAGACAAACGATCCCGAGATGGAGGGATACATGAACGAGTTGCGCTCCGCCGGGATGGTCGACGTCCAGTCGTTGCGCAGCGTTCCGGTGACGTACAGGTAGTCGTTGAGGTTGAGCGTCGCGCTCCCGAACAGCGACACCAGGCGCCGCTGCGCGATGGTGGTGCGGTTGGTGCGGATATTGGTGTTGTTGATCGAGACGAAGTTCGGGTCGAGGAAGTCCTGCCCCTTGAGCGCCGCCGTCGTCGACTTGAAGTCCGACACCTGGTTCCCCACCAGCCCGTTGATCGAGAGCCCCTTCCACAGGTGGTGCGGCTCGAAGTTCACCAGGGTCTGCGCCGTGAGGTTGCGCACCACGTCGTTGGCATCGTCCAGCACGCCGTTGTAATTGGCGCCGTACACACTCTCGGGGTGGCGCAGGATCTCGTTCTCGTTGGTGTAGCCGTCCATGCCGATGTTCGACTTCACGTTCACCCAGCTCCACGGCGTGACGATGAAGCCAAGGTTCGTGACCAGGCGGGTGTTCTTCGCGTTGATCCGGTTCTTCTCGACGTTGAAGTACGGATTGTCGACTTCCGCCGAGGCGGACGCCGTCGTCAGGCGGCGACGGTTCCCCGAGGGCGTGAGCCAGTCCTTCGCGTTGTCGGTCTGCGGCCACAGCAACAGGCCGATGAGCGGGCCGTTGTCACCCTTGTACGCCTGGTTGTTGTCGGCCAGCGCGAACTGCATCGACAGGTCGGCGCGCAGCCAGCGGTTCACCTGCGCCTGCGAGGCGGCGGTCAGGTTGAGGCGCGAGTAGTCGGAGTTGGGCACCACCCCTTCCTGCTTGTCCCCCGACATCGCCAGTCGGTAGTTGATGCGGTTATCCTGCGCCGCGCCGTTGAACGAGAGGTTGTGGCGTTGCGTGATGGCGGTGCGGAAGAAGCCGTCGATGTTGTTGTAGAACGTCGTGCCCGGCGCGTACGGTGCGCCGAAGTACGAGAAACCGCCGTTGCTCGTGAGCCCATACACGCGTTGCAGCTCCGGCGTGTTGCGCGTCCCCTCGAACTTGAACGACGAGGAGTACTCGAGGCCGCCGCCGGTGCGCCCGCGCTTCGTCGTGATGACGATCGCGCCGTTGGCCGCGTCGATCCCGTACAGCGCGCTCGCTTCCGGCCCCTTGAGTACCGTCAGCGACTCGATGTCGTCCGGGTTGAGGTCGGCCGCGCGGTTGGTGAAGTCGACGCCGCGATTGGCGAACGCCGTCAGCGACCCCGGCGCATCCGAGGCCAGCACGCCGGTGTTCATCGTCTTGTTGTCCAGCGGCAAGCCGTCGACGATCATCAGCGGCTGGTTGCTCGACGAGATCGACGAGACGCCGCGGATGGTGATCGACGACGAGGCGCCCGGCACCCCCGACGACGAGGTGACCTCGACGCCGGCCACGCGCCCCTGAAGCGCGTTCACGAAGTTCTGGCGCTGCGACTCGGAGATCGCCGTCCCGTCGACGGCTTGCTGCGAGGTGCCGAGGGTGCGCACCTGCGCCGTCTGGCCAAGCGCGGTCACGACCATGGCGTCGAGCTGCGTCGCCACACGGCGCAGTTGCACGTTGATCGTGTTGTCGTCCGAGACGGTGCGCTCTTCGGGGGCGTTGCCAATCAGGCGAAAGACGAGGACCTGCCCTGCCGAGACGCGGATCGAATACGTCCCGTCGACGCGGGTCATCGTCCCCTGGGTCGTCCCCTTGATGACAACGGAGACCGAACCCATGGGTTCGCCTTGTTCACTGGTCACCCGGCCGGTGACCGTCCTGGGCTGCGTGGCGGTGGCTTGGGCGAACGCGCGAGCCGGTACCGTCACCGCCCCGACCCCGAGCGGCACCAGCCATAACGCCGGCGCGGCCACGAGGGTCAGGAGTGCTCGTGTTCTCATGGGAAATGCACGAAGGATTTGGGGATCGACAGGAATTGCGCGGACACGGGGGTGGTGTGCATGCACAAGGGTGTTGGGGGTCATGCCGGCCCCCGCGTGATGACTGGGGGGTTCCATCGCCCCGAGACGCTCGCGTTAGGCCGGCCCACCGGACCAGATCGTTGGATTCGCGAAATGGTACGGGCTGAGGGCGCTGCAACATTCACGAGGAGAGGGGACAGCGTCAACGAGAAAAGTGTTGTCGCTGCGCAGGAATTCCCTCTTGACATGTCGCGCATTCACCTGGCCGCGCATCTCGCCCCCCCCAAGACCGGCGTGCGACTGTTGCCCTAACGCAACAAGACCGGCAAGACCGGCCGGCCAGGGCGCACCCGGCGCCGCCCGCGCTACTTTCGCTTGAGGCCGCGCACGGTCGCCGAGTCGGTCATCAGCTGCCCGCGATCGTCCAGTTGCCCGTGGTACTGCGCGATGCGGCGCACGTACCCCAGCGTCTCCTCGTGACGCCAGCGCTTCACGTTGGGAGCCACCGTCTCGATGTTGTTCCAGCGCCTGGGGTCCAGCTTCGACTCGCGCGCCAGCACCTGCGCGTTCAGCAGTGTGCGGCGCCCAGCGTTGTAGCTCCCCAGGACGAACGCCCGCGCGTCCGTCAGCACCGAGTCTCCTTCCCAGCGCAGCCAGAGCTCACGATCGTAGGCGATCCCGGCGGCGATGTTCATCTCCGGGTTGTCGATCGTGTGCAGCTCCGGGTTGCGCGAGCTCACCTGCCTGAACGTCGCCGGCATGAGCTGCATGACCCCGCGCGCCCCCACCCAGCTCTTCGCCTTCGGGTCCAGGTTGCTCTCCGCCATCCCCTGCGCCTTGAACAGCCGCCAGTCGAAGGCGGGGCCGAAGTAGCGCTTGCTGTACTTCTGGAAGGTGTCGTCGAAGCGGTCCTCGGCGCGGCGCGGCTGCGCCCCCGCGCTCGCCGCCAGCTGCATGAGCAGCAGCCACCCTCCCCGCAGCGCCAAGCGCCGGGCGCGCCCCATGGCCTAGTTGAGCGCTCCCCCGATGACGATTGCCACCGAGACGAAGATCGCCGCGACGAAGAGCCCCACCGCCACGTTCCCCCGCCTCAGCTCCTCCTGGAAATCGACCTTCGGCGTGAGGATGTCGATCACCCGGTAGGCCACGAACATCATCACCACACCAAGCGCGGCGTACAGGAAGTTGAGCCCGACAATGGACCACTGCATGGCAGGAGGGAGGAGGGGAGCCGGCGGGGAGAACGGCGGGAGCGGCAGGTCGACTACCTGCAACATGCGCCCGCCGTGTGCGCCGGCAAGGGGTTGCTCAGCAATCCACCCCCCACTCCCGAAGGCGCGCCCGGCACACCCTGTCCACCTCACCCTGCACCCTCGCGCTCCCCGCGTCCCCCGCCTGGAGCAACCGTGCGCGCTGCATGAACGCGTCAACGCTCTGCTGCGCGATGGCGGTGAGCTGCCGCAGCACGACCACGCGCAGGAGCCCCGCCAGCAGCACCGTGGCGGCATCGCTTTCGGACGCGAAGTCTGCCACCGTCAGCTGCACGAAACGATCGAACGTCCACTCCTCCCCCTCCCCATCCACCACTTCCCGGACCAGGGCCGCGACGTTGGCCGGCTCCAGCCGCGAGGGATCGGCGTTGAGGAGTGCCTCGAGTCGATCCGATAGATCCTGTAGTTTCTGCGTTCGCACATCGCCCGGTTCACCCCGGTCCAGGCTCTTCCTCATCGGGGAGGGAACATCGGGAACGATCGGCGCCTGCGCCATTGCGGCCGACGGCATCATCACGTACTCCCGTCGGGACGACAAACGCTGACGCACGCTCCCCATCCCACCCCACCCCGCGGCCATCGTCTGCGGGACCTTCCGCAGCGCTGGCATCTCACGCGCCTGCTCTGCTGCCATACGCTCGGCGATCACCAGCCAGTTCGTGTACGCCGACGCCAGCTGGTAACGCAGGGCCAGCGCCCGCGCCTGGGCCGGCGCGAGGAATGGTAGGCGCTGCACCGCCGCGATGCGGGCAACCGTGGAGTACGTCGCCCGGGATGCCACGGCAGCCGCATGAGGCACCGCGCCGTCAGCCGCACCGCTGTCCACCCGCTCCACCGACGCACCATCGCCAGCCGCCAGCCGCAATACCTGGCGAAACGTCTCGCCGTTCTCCGACGATACCTCGAGCACCACCTCCACCTCCGGCACGCGCCGGACAAGACGCGCGCACGATACCAGCGTGTCTCCCTCGAACACCGCCCCGAACGACGCCGGCGCCACGTCCGTTGCCCCCTCCGGCCAGATCACCCGCACCGACGTGGCGCGCGGCGCACGCATCCGCTCGAAATGCCGCACGATGCGCTCTTGCATCCCCTCGTTTGGCGACACCAGTTCCGACGCGCCACCGGTCGCCTGGGCGAGCTGGCGCACGAAGGCCTCCGTCACCGCGCTCCCCACCCCAACCGTGAAGTGCCGGTGCCCCGACTGGCGGGCGCGCTCCACCACCATCTCCCATCCCCCCACCTGCCCGTCGGTGATGAGGAAGACCTCGCCGCGCTCCGTCGTCTGGAGGAGTCGGTGCGCCTCGCCCAGCGCCTGGGCGATCTCCGTCCCACCCATGTCCGCATCGAGCGACGTGCAGAAAGCCACGGCGTGCTCCAGCAGTGCCGGCGTACACGGCGCCAGGCGATCGCGCAGCCGCTTGGTGTGCGAGCCGAAGGCGACGATCCCCAGCTGGTCGTGCGGTTGCAGCTGCGTGACAATCGAGCGCAGCGCGTGCGAGGCCTGCGCCATCGCGTCACCCGCCATCGATCCCGAGCAGTCCACGACGAGCACCAACGACAACGGCGGCACCTGCTGCAGCCCGCCAAACTCCGGCTGGAACGAGGCAATCGCCGCCGTCACGTCGCCGTCGTCACCTGCAAGCACCACGCTCCTGTTCGCGTGCGGCGCGCGCAGCTCGATCACCATGTCGCGGTCCATCGACGCACGCTCGGCGCGCAGCGAAAGCACCAACGACTCCTCCGTGCGCCCCTGCACCAGCGCGTGCGACGGACAGGTGAACTGCCCGCGCGTGAGCGTCCCCGTCACCGTGAGCGAGAAGGAGAAGCGGTTCTCCACCACCAGCGACTGCTCCGGCTGCTGGTGTGGCATGAGCGGCGACGCCCCGTAGCGCGGCGCGATGGTGGTGGGGAAGTGCAGCCGCAGCCGGTTCCCCGACCAGCGCAGCAGGAGCGCATAGCGCACCGTGATGCGCGCCACCTCGCCAGGAAGGAGGTTTCCGACATTCATCGTGTAGAGCCCGGGCTCCGCCTGCTCCAGCATCACCGCCCCATCACCACCGGCCACCGCTGCCTCGTATTCACGCTCCGCCGTCGCCTTCTCCACCACCACGCCCGACAGCTCGCGCGCGCCTAACGTGACGTGCACGTCGAGCAGCACCGCATCCAGCGGGAGCGGGAAGGTGTACACCGCCTCGATGGCGCGCGACTCGGCGTTGCGATAGACCTGCGTCGTGCGCACCTCACATAGCTGGTCGTGCAGCGTTGCCTGCAGCTCCACGTCCTCGAGCGCCACGCGCTCGCCCTGCGACCCGCTGAAGACGCCGGCGCGCACGCGCTCCAGCATCGGTACTCCCACTACGCCCGCTCCACCCATCGTCGTCATCGGTCAGTCCTCCATCGAGTGATTCGTTCCTGGCATCGCCGCCGTCGCTGCCGCCGTTGACGTCGCGTTCGCGTCGTTCGTGCGCTGCACGGCGGCGTAGGCGCTGGCGACCGCGCGGAAGAAGACGCGCACCTGCTCCGGCGAGAGCCCCGCCTTCCCGGCTTCGAGCACCACCTCCACCCCATCCGCCACCACCAGGTGCGACCAGAGCTCCACCGTCCCCGGGCGCCGTGGCGTGGGGGGAAGCGGGCGGTCGTCGAGTGCCGCGGTGCGTCGGTCGCCGCCCAGTTGGCCCTGGCGCAGGAGATCGCCAATGCGCTCCAGCGAGAGACCGGCGAGCTGCCACTTCCTGATATGGAGGAGTTGCTCCAGGTGGCGGGGGGTGTAGTAGGCCCCCTTTCCCGCGCCCAGCGGGCGGTCGACCAAGCCGAGCTGGATGTAGTAGCGCACCGTCCGCGCAGGGATTTCGGCACGCTCGGCGAGGTCGTCGAGGGAGTAGCTCTGGGCGTCGCGCCCAGCGTCGCGGTGCACGGATTCGGCGTCGTTCATGACAGTGATATACGACAGTCAAACTGTCGTGTCAACTGTCGTGATAGGGCGGAGAATGGACGAAGATCGTTGTCTTAGTCCACTTTACGAAATAAAATGGACTAAGAGCAGACTGTTGGTCCATTTTCGTCAGGAGAATGCCGTGCCGGGAACATGGCGAAGGGCGATGTGGCCATCCGATCCGGCGCTCGATGCGGCGCCGAGATACCGGCGCGCGTGCGAGTTCGACGCCTTTGTTCCGGATCGCATCGCTGCGCTCGACGTTCGGCTCTCCGCCGATGTCGCGGGGCTCGTCTCCGACGCGGAGCAGTCGATCCAGTCGCTCAATCGAGTCGACGCGGGTGTCCTGGCGCCGCTGGCACGTCTCCTCCTCCGTACCGAATCCATCGCATCCTCCAAGGTGGAGGGGATGCAGATGGGCGTGGGGGACCTCGCCCGCGCGGAAGTGCGCGCCGAAGCGGGGGAGAGGACGAGCGCCACCGCGCTGGAGATCATCGACAACATCAACATGATGGAAATGGCGGTCGGCGAAGCTGCCGACGGCCGCACCGTCGGTCGCGCCGAACTGGAGGCGATCCATGCACGCCTGATGGCCAGGACCCCCAACCGCGCGATTGCAGGACGCGTTCGAGACGTCCAGAACTGGATTGGCGGCAACGACTACAATCCTTGCGGCGCCGACTTCGTCCCGCCGCCACCCGAAGAGGTCCCGTCGCTCCTCGATGACCTCTGCAACGCCATCAACGACGCCGTCCTCCCGCCGCTGGTGCAGGCCGCGCTCGTCCATGCGCAGTTCGAGACGATTCATCCGTTTGCCGACGGCAGTGGGCGCGCGGGTCGCGCCCTCATTCACGTCGTCCTGAAGCGCCGCGGGCTGGCCCCGCGTTTCATTCCCCCCATTAGCGTCGTCCTCGCCGCCTCGCGCTCGCGCTACATCGACGCGCTCACCGCCTACCGTGGCGATGACGTGGAGCGGTGGATCGAGCACTTCGCCGCCGCCGCCGCTCGCTCGGCGCGCCTCGCCGTCGCGTACGTCGATGCCGTTCGCCGACTGCAGGCGGAGTGGCGCGACCGGCTGGCGCAGGCCGGGCCGCCCCCGCGCGCCGGTGCCGCCGTGTGGGCGCTGATCGATGCGCTCCCGGCGCACCCCGTCATCACCGGGCCGGTCGCGACGACGGCGACCGGATTGGTCAAGACCGCCGTCTATCGCGCCATCGATCAACTGATCGCGGCCGGCGTGTTGCGCCCGTTAGGCACCGCCAGGCGCCACCGCGCGTGGGAAGCGGCGGGACTTCTCCAACTCATGGAAGGGCTGGAAGCCGGCGAGATGCCCGACGCGTCGTCGTAGCCTCAGTTCGCCGCCGTCTCCTCCCCGTGCACCCGCCGGAAATAGGCGACGAGGTCGATCACCAGCGGCTCCTCGTCAGGCATCGGCGACCAGGCCAGCGACTCCGCGAGGACGTCCGGTATCTCCGTCCCCGGGCACCAGCGCTCGATCACGCGATGCTCGGTGTCGACGATCCAGTACTCCTCGACCCCTTCGCGCTGATACAGGCGCCGCTTCACGTGCCGGTCGGCGCGCAGAGACGTTGGGGAGAGCACCTCGACGGCGAGCACGAGGCGCCGAACATCGCTGAACTCCCGCGGAGGCGCACCATCCGCTCGACGCGGCGTGACGAACACGTCGGGCTCCACCACCGTCGTGCGGGAGAAAGGCACCTCCGCGGGTGCGATCATGCAGTGCAGCGCGTGTCGATGCGCATACTCGCGGAGCAACACGTACAATTCTCCCACCGCGCCCTGGTGCCGCCACGACGGTGCCGGTGTCACCAGCAGCTCTCCGTCGACGACTTCGTAGCGGTTCCCGTCGTCGGGAAGCGCGTGCAGCTGCTCCGCCGTCCAGTCGCGGCGACTGCGATCGGGGAGAATCGGTGAGGGCGCGGGCATCCCTATAGCTTACGCTCGGCGCAGTTAGGGTGACAAGGGGCCATGCCCCATCATGCACGCGATCGCCGGCGCAGACGTTACCGATATCGCGCGCTCGGTGACGCAATCGTGCGCCATCGAGGTGAGTCAACCTTTCGCGAGCTCCTCGCCGTGGACGCGCCGGAAGTAGGAGGGAAGGTCGATCACGAGTGGATCTGCGCTACCGCGAGGCGCCCACGACAGCGTGTCGACGACGACCTCGGGCTCCTCGTCGTCAGGACGCCAACGCTCCACGAGTCGCGCCTCTGGTTCGACGATCCAGTACTCCGCGACCCGTTCGGATTGGTAGAGCCGGCGCTTGACGTACCGATCGACGCGCACACTCGAGGGCGACAAGACCTCCACGACGAGTACGAGCCGGCCCACGTCCTCGAACCGCTGCGCCAGCTTCCCGTGCAGTAGCGGCAGCACGAACAGGTCGGGTTC harbors:
- a CDS encoding SusC/RagA family TonB-linked outer membrane protein, giving the protein MRTRALLTLVAAPALWLVPLGVGAVTVPARAFAQATATQPRTVTGRVTSEQGEPMGSVSVVIKGTTQGTMTRVDGTYSIRVSAGQVLVFRLIGNAPEERTVSDDNTINVQLRRVATQLDAMVVTALGQTAQVRTLGTSQQAVDGTAISESQRQNFVNALQGRVAGVEVTSSSGVPGASSSITIRGVSSISSSNQPLMIVDGLPLDNKTMNTGVLASDAPGSLTAFANRGVDFTNRAADLNPDDIESLTVLKGPEASALYGIDAANGAIVITTKRGRTGGGLEYSSSFKFEGTRNTPELQRVYGLTSNGGFSYFGAPYAPGTTFYNNIDGFFRTAITQRHNLSFNGAAQDNRINYRLAMSGDKQEGVVPNSDYSRLNLTAASQAQVNRWLRADLSMQFALADNNQAYKGDNGPLIGLLLWPQTDNAKDWLTPSGNRRRLTTASASAEVDNPYFNVEKNRINAKNTRLVTNLGFIVTPWSWVNVKSNIGMDGYTNENEILRHPESVYGANYNGVLDDANDVVRNLTAQTLVNFEPHHLWKGLSINGLVGNQVSDFKSTTAALKGQDFLDPNFVSINNTNIRTNRTTIAQRRLVSLFGSATLNLNDYLYVTGTLRNDWTSTIPAERNSFMYPSISGSFVFTDAFPALKKYLTGRLRGGYAEVGKDARPYAYRPSLEYKTTSYGGYGYGFTGPNLGLKPEFARSYEFGTELGFFQDRLGLDVTWYRKQTKDQIVNDIRGSYATGFILFNLNGAVTRNEGWEVTLRGTPIENRTLAWDVQANFDHSWGKVLALPNALPESYVSDTWLYGNVRNGTAPGLSTRSLTGLFYLRNKQGDLLIDPTTGLPLRSTTFIDAGYDRQPDFTIGLTNTFRHRNWSLNFLLDIRKGGDVFNATERELTVRGLSTRTLDREQPRVIAGVLRDGKENSATPTRNNIVIIPSVQTTYYTLISDELFIEKDINWLRLRDVTLKYQLPRGWLNTRDASVFLTGTDLFLITNYSGLDPIVNGNSAAVGGSGAAGIDFGNFPMPRGYTFGFKVAF
- a CDS encoding transglycosylase SLT domain-containing protein, whose amino-acid sequence is MGRARRLALRGGWLLLMQLAASAGAQPRRAEDRFDDTFQKYSKRYFGPAFDWRLFKAQGMAESNLDPKAKSWVGARGVMQLMPATFRQVSSRNPELHTIDNPEMNIAAGIAYDRELWLRWEGDSVLTDARAFVLGSYNAGRRTLLNAQVLARESKLDPRRWNNIETVAPNVKRWRHEETLGYVRRIAQYHGQLDDRGQLMTDSATVRGLKRK
- a CDS encoding DUF350 domain-containing protein, producing the protein MLQVVDLPLPPFSPPAPLLPPAMQWSIVGLNFLYAALGVVMMFVAYRVIDILTPKVDFQEELRRGNVAVGLFVAAIFVSVAIVIGGALN
- a CDS encoding VWA domain-containing protein codes for the protein MTTMGGAGVVGVPMLERVRAGVFSGSQGERVALEDVELQATLHDQLCEVRTTQVYRNAESRAIEAVYTFPLPLDAVLLDVHVTLGARELSGVVVEKATAEREYEAAVAGGDGAVMLEQAEPGLYTMNVGNLLPGEVARITVRYALLLRWSGNRLRLHFPTTIAPRYGASPLMPHQQPEQSLVVENRFSFSLTVTGTLTRGQFTCPSHALVQGRTEESLVLSLRAERASMDRDMVIELRAPHANRSVVLAGDDGDVTAAIASFQPEFGGLQQVPPLSLVLVVDCSGSMAGDAMAQASHALRSIVTQLQPHDQLGIVAFGSHTKRLRDRLAPCTPALLEHAVAFCTSLDADMGGTEIAQALGEAHRLLQTTERGEVFLITDGQVGGWEMVVERARQSGHRHFTVGVGSAVTEAFVRQLAQATGGASELVSPNEGMQERIVRHFERMRAPRATSVRVIWPEGATDVAPASFGAVFEGDTLVSCARLVRRVPEVEVVLEVSSENGETFRQVLRLAAGDGASVERVDSGAADGAVPHAAAVASRATYSTVARIAAVQRLPFLAPAQARALALRYQLASAYTNWLVIAERMAAEQAREMPALRKVPQTMAAGWGGMGSVRQRLSSRREYVMMPSAAMAQAPIVPDVPSPMRKSLDRGEPGDVRTQKLQDLSDRLEALLNADPSRLEPANVAALVREVVDGEGEEWTFDRFVQLTVADFASESDAATVLLAGLLRVVVLRQLTAIAQQSVDAFMQRARLLQAGDAGSARVQGEVDRVCRARLREWGVDC
- a CDS encoding MerR family transcriptional regulator; amino-acid sequence: MNDAESVHRDAGRDAQSYSLDDLAERAEIPARTVRYYIQLGLVDRPLGAGKGAYYTPRHLEQLLHIRKWQLAGLSLERIGDLLRQGQLGGDRRTAALDDRPLPPTPRRPGTVELWSHLVVADGVEVVLEAGKAGLSPEQVRVFFRAVASAYAAVQRTNDANATSTAAATAAMPGTNHSMED
- a CDS encoding Fic family protein; this translates as MWPSDPALDAAPRYRRACEFDAFVPDRIAALDVRLSADVAGLVSDAEQSIQSLNRVDAGVLAPLARLLLRTESIASSKVEGMQMGVGDLARAEVRAEAGERTSATALEIIDNINMMEMAVGEAADGRTVGRAELEAIHARLMARTPNRAIAGRVRDVQNWIGGNDYNPCGADFVPPPPEEVPSLLDDLCNAINDAVLPPLVQAALVHAQFETIHPFADGSGRAGRALIHVVLKRRGLAPRFIPPISVVLAASRSRYIDALTAYRGDDVERWIEHFAAAAARSARLAVAYVDAVRRLQAEWRDRLAQAGPPPRAGAAVWALIDALPAHPVITGPVATTATGLVKTAVYRAIDQLIAAGVLRPLGTARRHRAWEAAGLLQLMEGLEAGEMPDASS
- a CDS encoding Uma2 family endonuclease; protein product: MPAPSPILPDRSRRDWTAEQLHALPDDGNRYEVVDGELLVTPAPSWRHQGAVGELYVLLREYAHRHALHCMIAPAEVPFSRTTVVEPDVFVTPRRADGAPPREFSDVRRLVLAVEVLSPTSLRADRHVKRRLYQREGVEEYWIVDTEHRVIERWCPGTEIPDVLAESLAWSPMPDEEPLVIDLVAYFRRVHGEETAAN
- a CDS encoding Uma2 family endonuclease; this translates as MGMPAPLFLPTDPSRHDWTVEERNALPADGKRYEVIDGELLVTPAPALMHQRAALELGVLLKPYAAQHDSECVIAPADVTFSPRRVVEPDLFVLPLLHGKLAQRFEDVGRLVLVVEVLSPSSVRVDRYVKRRLYQSERVAEYWIVEPEARLVERWRPDDEEPEVVVDTLSWAPRGSADPLVIDLPSYFRRVHGEELAKG